In Streptomyces sp. HUAS ZL42, the DNA window AGGGCGCCATACGCCGGTCATGACACTTCGGCGTCCCGGGGCCTGCATGATGGGCCGATGGCGCGACTCCGTGACATCGTCTTCGACTGCGCCCACCCGGCCGCCACGGCCCGCTTCGACCGTTCTCGTGGAACCGGCGGCGGAAGGACCCCGGCTGTGGTTCCGGCTCGTGCCGGAGGGCAAGACCGTGAAGAACCGCGTGCATCTGGACCTGCTCGCGGCCGATCCGGAAGCCGAGGCCGGCCGGCTGACCGGCCTCGGCGCCACGGTGCGGGCGCGGCACGCGGAACATGTGGTCCTGGCCGACCCGGAGGGCAACGAGTTCTGTCTGTACCGGGCGGACTGACGGCCGCTCAGGACTGTTCCGCCAGCCTGCGTTGTTCCTCCTCCACTATGCGGCGGGCCAGGCCGTCGTCCGAGACGTCGACCGCGTCCGGGGTCGCGTCCGCGACGTCGCTGCGGCGGGCGTAGGCGTCGAACAGGCGGTTCTTGTTCTCCAGGATGCGCAGCAGGCGGTCGTCCACGCTGTCCGTGGCCAGCAGGCGATGCACCTGGACCGGGCGGACCTGGCCCATGCGGTGCGCACGGGCCACGGCCTGATGCTCCAAGGTCGGTTTGACCTGCGGCTCGCAGAGCACGACCACGGAAGCGGCCTGGAGGTTGAGGCCCACACCGCCCGCCTCGATCTGGCAGAGCAGCACCGCGTGCCCGTCGGCCGCCGTGAAGTCGTCGACCAGGCGCTGTCTGCGGGCGGCGGGGACGCCGCCGGATATCGGCCCGAACACGCCGTCACCCAG includes these proteins:
- a CDS encoding VOC family protein, translating into MEPAAEGPRLWFRLVPEGKTVKNRVHLDLLAADPEAEAGRLTGLGATVRARHAEHVVLADPEGNEFCLYRAD